From Sphingobacteriales bacterium:
GTTTACGTGGCTCCCGACCAGTCAGGTTATATCTTTGTCGTTGACCGTCAGTTAAATAAACTTTTTCAGTTTACATCTGCCGGATTTGAGGGTGTTGTCCCGCCTCCGAATAGTAATATTACCAGATATATTGTTGTTTCTTTTGGCAAAGAAGGCATCGGATTGTTTGAATTTAAGCAACCTTCAGGTGTTTGTTACTATAAAAAAGTAATATATGTAGCTGATAGCGGAAACAACAGAATTATCAGGTACATACTCAGTACGGATATGGAATAAAAAAAGTCATTTACAGTGGCAGGAAAACTGTAAATGACTTGATGACGAAAGGCAAAATAATTATTTATAGTATGATTTCCATGCTTTAAAAAATGCCAGGGAACAAATAAAAATCGGAATACTCATCACGGTCTGGAATGTCAGGACATAGTCGAGTGCAATGACACGGTAAAGCTGAAGGCTGAAATTGACTGCTGACATAAAAAGCAAAAAGGCATATCCTTTCAGGCCCATAAAGGAAAGAATGAAATGGCGGCTACCTTCCATTGAGAAAATGCGGTTCAGGTAAAAAACAATTACTTTTTTGAATATCAGGTAATAAAGGGAAATGCCGATTGGCAGGGAAACGGCAATTCTGATGGCAATGGCGGTATTGTCTGATAAAATGTTTGAAACACCATTAAAAATCAAATATCCGCTGGTTAACAGCCACGCCAGGCCGGCTGCAAATAACAATCCTCTTCTGGTAACCTTCGGCATCATCTTCATCTTTATTGTGTTTTTCTTTTATGAATCCTACCATTTACTATACCAGACGGTACAATAAAACAAACTGTTTAATCAAACAGTAAAAAAAGGGCTTTAATATGTCTTGAAGTTGTATAGCAGGAAGAGTAAATGGTAAAATTAATTCATAGGCACTTTATTTTTGTTCAACAATTCATTCATTTTATCTGATTAATCGCCTTAAAACGGAAATTAATCAAACTACTAAGATAAAAAAAATTTAACTTCCAAATTTTTTTATTGAAAAATTTTAATTCGCTGACTTTCCGGTTATAGCTCATTAATTCTTGTTTGTATTTTGGCGATACATTGATATAAAAAAGCGGAACTTAATCCTGTTCCGCTTTTAACTGAAATTCCTGATGAGTTATTATGGTTTCCATTGCTTCAGGAAAAGGATAAGCCCTTCCCATTGGTCTTTCGTCAGAATGTACCTGAGGTTTTCCATCAGCTCCTGATGACATTTATAAAGATTTTCCAGTACCTTTTTGCGTAAAGGATCATTTTTCATCTGGAACTCCACTTTTTCTTTAAGTGCTTTGATAGCTTTTTCAGCCTGCTCTTTTGTTATCTCATTGTTTTTCAGTTTAAATAATATAGCGTCTCTTTCTTTAGCGGCTTTGGCTAAAATCTCGTGGTTGATTTTTTTCAGTTGTGAATAGTTGAACATTTTACACTTATGAAATTCCTGAAGGGCTTTCTGAATCTTGACTTTTTGCTCATTACTCAGTTCCAGTTGGCTCAGGTAGTGATAAATCGGATCCTTGAATTTTTTTGCACAATCTGTGTTGTTGTTGGGATTGTCAAGGTCAGGAGGCAGTTCGCTCTCAGACATACCATCATCCACAATGGCAAATTCATTTGTCAGCCCCGCGTCAGAAATAACCGGATTTTCAATCTGATTATAATTGACAATCAATAATTTAGCTGAAAGCATTTCATTTGTATTGGCATTTTGCGGAGCCAATTGTACTTCCTCGTTACAAGCTGTGTAAAGCAAGGACATGGCCACCATCGGCATGAGAAATAACATTACTTTTTTCATAAACATCATTTTTAAGGTTTACAGGAAATTTGACCTGTGAAATGCCAAAGCGTTTAATTAAATTTGTAGAAATAATTTTTGTTGAAATGAAAACGCATTGCCTGATTTTATTAAATGTATTGATTATGTTTGCTTCATGTCGTTCTCAACAGTTCGAAAAGGATACTTTTCAAAATAAAAAGGGTGAACTGGTCATTACCTTTATCGGCCACGGGACCTTGATGATTGAATACAATCAGATGGTTTATCACATAGATCCCTGGAGTAAGCTGGCAGATTATCATCAATTGCCTAAGGCAGATTTCATCTTACTGACCCATCATCATCCTGATCATCTCGATAAAAGTGCCATAAATATTTTGAAAAAGGAGAAAACAATCATTATCGGAACGAAAAAGTGTCAGGAGGAACTTGCTGTAGTTCAATCCCTGAAAAATGGGGAATCCGCCCAATTAGGGGAGGTGTATCTGTATGTAGTACCTGCATACAATGTTGTCAATAAAAGGAACGACAATCAACCCTTTCATCCACGTGGTGAGGGAAACGGGTATGTAATCGATATGGATGATTTGAGAATTTACATTGCCGGAGACACTGAAAATATCCCTGAAATGAAAAGCATTAAGAATGTGGACATTGCTTTTTTACCATGCAACCTGCCTTATACCATGACACCGGAAATGTTTACAGATGCAGTTAAAATGATTAACCCCAAAGTGCTTTATCCCTATCATTACGGAGATACTGACCTTAATGTACTCAAGCAGCTACTCAAAAACGAAAAAAATATCGACATCAGGATCAGAAAAATGAAGTGAGAAAGGCAATATCATCTTTTTCCGGGAGGTGTATTTCCGGAAATATCAGATAATGGTAAGAACTGCTGAAAAATATTTTTGCAAAAGTGCCTGAAATTCAAATTAAGGCAAAGAATTTGAATTAGAAACGCAGTAAAATGAAAATAACGGAAAACATAAAGAATCAGGTCAGGCAGTATCTTGAAAAAAGAACCCGCTGGCAGGTGTTTTCTGATGTGTTATTTGCCGTTTTATTGGTACTCATGCTGATACCTCCTGCCCGGAACCAGATGATTATCGGGTTTCGTAAACTTACCATGAAGCAGCCACCCATTGCATCCATTAAACCTCCGCTGGATTTGACAAATAATGATCTGAACTGGGAGTTTCAAACCCCTGAGGGAGAAGTTATTAATTTCAACGACCTGACGGAAAAACCGGTATTTCTTAATTTCTGGTCGGTGAGTTGTCCTCATTGCATTGCAGAGTTGGAAAACATTGAAAACCTTTATTCAAAGTATAAAGACAAGGTTTATTTTATCATGATAACCCACGAAAGTCCGGTAAAAGTTAAAAACTATCTTTCGGAAAAAGGCATAGATATTCCGTTTTACCTGACTTATGGCGATGTCCCGGAAATATTTGATGTTCAGTTTATTCCTACAGCTTTTATCATTTCAACGGATAAAAAGATAGTATATAAAAAGACAGGCCCTGCCAGATGGGACGGAGATAAAATGTTCGACTTTTTCAATCAGTTGATTGCTGACGCCAATTAATAGTCCTCATTAAAAGATAAATGGTATAATCTGCCAGGTTTTTTTTTGATATTCCCTGTATTGATTATCGAATTTTTCAATTAGCTTTTTTTCTTCGAAAGTCATCTTAATCCAAAGTGTAATAAACAGCATGATCAGAAGAATTGCCCGCAACCATGAAAAATACATGGCGACAAGTGGTGTAAATATAAGAAACAGTGAGGTGTACATGGGATGCCTGATAGTCCGATACGGACCATGAGTGATCAGTTTTGCTCCGTTCCTTGGTAGGGGAAAAACAGAAAGTTTGCTGTTTGACATGGCAATAACTGACCATATTCCGAGGAATATTCCAAAACTCTGGGAAATACCTCCGGTAACGGAGCCGGCAATAAAATCACCGGTGATCAGAAGCAGTATCAGAATAACAAACTGTATTAAGACAAGTATGAGTGAAATAGTTTTAGCTGAATGTTTCATAAGTGGGGAAGAAGGTCAAATTGCATGCCTGCCTCATTAAGATAAAGGCGAAAGAATGATATTTTTAGCATTGTTAATTAATATGTCGGCTTCTTTCCATGAGTAATCGCTGATATCGATAGGTGGATGAATGTGAAGGCTGATGGTCCCTGGTCTGACATTCCAGCTTTTGGGTGGAAGAACATTGTAAGTTCCTGAAATGGTAACAGGTAAGATGGGCAATCCGAGGTCGAAAGCAAATTTAAATGCTCCACGTCTGAAACTGCTGATTTCTCCGTTTCTGGAACGTGTCCCTTCCGGGAAGAAAATAACGGACGTGCCGTTTACGATTCTCTTTTTTGCTTTTTCAATGGTATCAAGGGCACCCAAAGGTGTCGATCGGTCAATAAAAATATGCTCCATTCTTTCGCAGGCAGCTCCAAGTCCCGGAATGGCTCTCAGCTCTTTTTTCATCACCCATTTAAAATCAACACCCAATTTGGCATATAACAACAAGATGTCGTATTGGCTGGAATGATTGGCAATGATGACGTAAGACTTATTTTTCTGAATATTGTTTCTGCCGTAGATTTTTGTTTTGACAGGGGTAAGAAAAAGGATAATCTGTGCCCAACTGACTCCGAATATTTTACTGACAACTGCCGGCTTGAGGAAGTAAGAAAAGATTACAGCTCCGGTACCCCAGAAAAAAGTGATGAGAAAAGAAACCGGAATGAAAAACAGCCATTTATAAGGCTGGTATAACACAAACAATAACTTTCGCATGTATCCTTAATGAAAAGGTAATTCTAAAACAAAGCAAAGGTAAAATGCTGAATTTATATTTCGTCCAAATTTCGGATGATATATACCAGATAGTCGCCAAGATACCTGAATCCGGCTTTTTCGTACAGGCGAAGAGCTTTCAGGTTGTTTTTATGAACCTCCAGCTTTATTTGTAAGTTCATTTTCTTTGCGAAAGCAAGAGATTCTTTCAGCAATATCCATGATAGTTTTTTACCCTGATATTCAGGAAGTATGGCAAAATGATGGAGGTAAACCCGTCTTCCGTCAACAGTCAGCCAGCTGGTGCCGGTTATTTTTTTTGTCGACACCTCTTCAAGGACAATCAGCTTCCCGCCAAGTTTCAGTGTGTTTTCAATAGTTTCAGGATTGTCACCTCTTGCAGGATTTCCAACTCCTGTCTGAACCCACAGCTGCTCTATGGAGGGATAATCGTTTTCCTGATAGTCGCGGCAAATGAATTCGCTCATGATGTGATTTTAAATGTAGTTGATCAGTTTTTGAGAGGAAAGATAATCCCTGAACTCAATTGATATTTTTTTGGCGATGTTGTTCATGATACATTTGTCGAAAGGGCATATCTGGTGTTCATTCAGGCATTTTGATTCTTCAAGTTTTCCCTCAATCGACTCGAAGACCTCGAGAAATGTTACCTCCTGAGGGTCTTTTTTCAAAACGAAACCACCGCTTGGCCCTCTGGTTGATTCAAGCATTCCGGCTTTGACAAGCCTTTGAAAAACTTTTGCTACATGATGGCGCGAAGCGTTCATTCGCTCGGCTATTTGGGTAACATTCAGCAATTCGTTTCCGGATCTGGCAATCAGTATCATGCCATGTAATCCGATATATGCTGCCTCAGAGAAATTAATGATTTTAGCCATTTAAACAAATAAGTATTTGATTGCCAAAAATAGGAAAATGTTTTTTTTGCAATAAAAAATTTTTCTTTTTTCCTACCTGAAAGCTTCCTTCACTTTTTCAAAAAAACTTTTATCATGGAAATCAGGAGAAGGATTGAAATTGGGTGAATTTCTCAGCATTTCGAGTATTCTTTTTTCTTCAGTAGAAAGTTTTGAAGGAATATAAATATTGACGTGGATGAGTTGGTCGCCTCTTCCATAGCCATTAAGTTCGGGAATACCTTTATTTTTTAATCTGAAAATTTTACCCCCCTGAGTGCCTGCAGGTATTGAAAATTTAGCTTTTCCGTCAATGGTTGGAACTTCGACAGTGGTTCCGAGCGCTGCATCGGCAAAATTCAGGTATAAATCATAAATAACATTGGTGCCTTCCCGTTTGAGGTGTTTGTCTTCAATTTCTTCAATAACCACAATCAAATCACCGGGAATACCCCCTTTACCGGCAGCATTTCCCTTACCGGATACCGATAGTTGAACCCCGTCAGTAACACCTGCCGGAATGTTGAGTTCAATGACTTCCTCTCCGGTTACTTTTCCTTCTCCGCGGCAGGTTTCGCAACGGTCGTAAACCATTCGACCTTCACCGTTGCAGGTCGGACAGGTTTGCGTAGTAACCATTTGTCCGAGAAATGTATTGGTAGCTCTGCGGATTTGTCCTGTTCCGTTACAGGTATTACAGGTGCGGTAAGAATTACTGTTTTTTGCACCACTACCTCCACAGGTCTGACAGGTAACCAATTTCCTGACTTTAATTTTTTTGGTAACACCCTTTGCAATCTCTGAAAGTGTAAGTTGTACCTTGATTCTCAGGTCAGTGCCTTTAACAACCCTTTGACGGCTGCGTGTACTGCCTCCGAAGAAAGATCCGAAAGGAGAATCTCCCCAGTCGCTGAAAATGTCTCCAAAATGCTGGAAAATATCTTCCACGCTCCAACCACCGGCACCTGAATAACCTCCTCCCTGAAATGCCTGATGGCCAAATCGGTCGTATTTTGCCCTTTTATCCGGATCACTCAGGATTTCATAAGCTTCTGCGGCTTCTTTAAATTTTTCTTCCGCTTCTTTATTGCCTGGATTTTTATCGGGATGATATTTCAATGCCATCTGCCTGTAGGCTTTTTTAATTTCCTCGGCAGTAGCATTTCGGCTGACTCCTAATATTTCGTAATAATCTTTCTTTGTTGTCATTTAATTATTCTCCTACAACCACTTTTGAATGTCTGATTACTTTGCCCTTTAGCAGGTAACCTTTCTGAACCTGATCAATTATTTTACCTTTTAATTTTTTGGAAGGGGCAGCAACTTTGGTGATAGCTTCATGAAAATCAGGGTTGAACTCTTTTTCAAGACACTTGATTTCTTCCAGTCCCTGATCGGTTAATATCTTTTTTAATTTATTGATTATCAGATTAATGCCGTTGTTAACACTGTCTTTTTCAGTGTTTTCATTCATCACCTGTTGTGCCCGTTCAAAATCGTCAATGACCGGCAACAATTCAAGAATGATTCTTTCGGAAGCATAGTCAATGAGGTCGAGCTTTTCTTTGTTGGTACGCCTCCTATAGTTTTCAAATTCAGAATAAAGGCGGAGATATTTGTCCTGAAGCTCGGCAAGCTCCGTTTTTAATTTGTTAATTTCTTCTTCTTCCTTCTTTTCATTGCTTTCCTGACCTTCCGTCAGTTTTTCCTCTTCAGTGGAAGTTTCTTTTACCGCCTCATTATTTTCTTCAATAATTTTATCTTGCTGTTTTTCTTCTGTTTGCATAATTAGTTTTTTTTTGCCTACAAGCTTTTTTCAATTACTTTGCCAAAACAAGCTGACGACATTATGACATTCAATATTTATTTAACAGTCATTTCCTGAAGGTATCTTTCAATTTCGTTCAGATGAGCCTGCCTTTTAACAATTTTTCCTTCATCATCGATCAGTAGATAAAAAGGAATCAGATAAACATCAAATTTAATTACAGCCTCAGTTTTCCAACCTTTAAAGTCGCAGCAATGGTTTCGCCAATGCAGCGCATCCTGCTCAATGGCTGATTGCCAGTCTTTTTCATTCAGGTCGATCGAAATGCTGATCATGTCAAATGTTGCAGAATGCTGAAAGCCGGAATACTTATATCTGTTATAAAGACTGACCAGTTGTTTGTGATTTTCCCTCGACTGGCGGTTCCACGATGCCCAGAATTCAATGAGTAGTATTTTTCCTTGAAAATCAGTTAATTGAATAGTATCATTATTCAGGCAATGAAGTTCGATATCCGGAATTTGTTGTGCATGCAAACGAAAGATAAGCACAAAGAAAACAGCCGGAATGAGGAGTCTTTTCATGTGATGTTATTCGCATTCGCGTATAATACCTGCCCCCAGCGCATTCAGCCGAAGGTCAATGTTTTCATAGCCACGGTCTATTTGTTCGATGTTGTAAATGATGCTTTCACCTTCGGCAGACATGGCAGCAATCAGCAGAGCCACCCCTGCACGAATATCGGGCGACCGCATACGTATTCCTCTGAGGAGGTTTTTTTTCTCCAGTCCGATGACCGTTGCCCGGTGTGGGTCGCATAAGATAATCTGTGCACCCATATCTATCAGGTTATCAACGAAAAACAACCTGCTTTCAAACATTTTCTGGTGAATAAGGATATTTCCTTTGGCCTGTGTAGCTACCACCAGTGCAATGCTGATGAGATCGGGCGTAAAGCCCGGCCATGGGGCATCATAAATGGTTGGGATATGGCCATCAATCTGTTTTTCAATTTCATACACTCCCTGAGCAGGGATGAAAATATCGTCATTATTGATAACGAATGAAATTCCGAGTCGCTTGAATACACGTGGAATGATTCCCAGATGATTCACATTGGCATTACGGATAATAAGTTCAGAGCCTGTGATAGCAGCCATGCCGATAAAACTTCCGATTTCAATCATATCGGCCAGACAGGTATGTTCGCATCCGCTTAAGGATTCAACGCCTTCAATTTCAATACAATTCGTTCCAATTCCCGTAATTTTTGCACCCATGGCATTGAGCATTCTGCAGAGTTGCTGAACATAAGGCTCACAGGCAGCATTGTAAATGGTTGTTTTGCCTTTTGCGAGGACAGCTGCCATCAATACATTCCCGGTACCGGTAACCGAAGGCTCATCCAAATGAATAAATGCCCCTTTTAGGTTTTTTGCCTTTAACCTGAAAACACCATGAAGGGCGTCAAACTCATAGACAGCACCCAGATCATGCAGCCCGGTCAGGTGGGTATCGAGTTTACGTCTTCCGATTTTATCACCACCGGGTTTGGAAAGTGCCATTTCGCCAAACCTTGCGAGCATAGGACCTATTAAAAGAACTGAACCCCTAATGTTTTTGCTGGTTTCAATAAATTCCTGAGAATACATTTGATGGAGGGTAACTTCAGAAGCATCAAAGATGTAATCATGCTCATTGATTCGTTCAACCCTGACCCCCAGCATCTTCAGGAGTTCGATCTGGCGTATGATGTCTCTGATATAAGGAATATTTCGTATCGTCACTTTTTCGTTGGTCAGCAGGACAGCTGCCAGAACCTGAAGTGCTTCGTTTTTGGCCCCCTGCGGATGAATCTCACCCTTGATTTTAACAGGCCCGTTAATACGAAAATAATCCATTTGCTTTAATAGTTTTTGTTTTTGTTGTTTTGTTTCTTTTTCTTTTTCTTTGAACCCGTTCTTTTCTGAACAGGTCGCTCAGGGACATAAAATACTTCCGGCACCTGGCTGATGGTTATCTTTCCATGAGAGAGTTCATGCAAGTGTTTAATAATCAATTCATCAGGAACTTTCTCGGTGTTCCAGATCTTGTACGATAAAACCATGAATGAAACAAGAGAATTGATCAGTTGGTCACGGTCTTCTCCTTCCGGCATTTCTGCTGCCTTTTCAATGGCTTTTTCAAGTGATTTCCCGTAAAATCTGTATTTGGGCGGATTACCCGGATATTCCGGTTTCTTTGGGTTCCTTCTGTATCCGAAAGGTTTTTCTGGTTTAGGATATTCAGAGTCAACATCCAGTTTGTATCCTGCCATGATATGAAGATGATCCCAAAGTTTTTGCATGTATTCAGGCAGGTTACGGTACTGCGGGTTTTGCTGTGCCATCAGGTTTACTACCTGTTGTGCGGCAATACTTCTTGTTTCCTTATCAGGAATGGTCAGCAGATGATCGACCATTAACTGAATGTTCCTTCCGTATTCCGGAAAAACCAGAGGGTCTCTGTGCGTGTTATAATTCATTATCAGTAATTTTACTATTCAGAAATGATTTTCATTTTTGCAAATTTCAGCAAAATATTTTTCTGGCCGAATTTATCGAAATAAATAATGGCCTTTTTATTTTCTCCAGATCCTTCGACCTGAATTACTTTTCCGTTTCCAAATGCATTGTGAAGAACATTCATGCCAGCCTGCAGATTAGAAACATCATCGGCAACAAAGTTCTGGTCAACAGGAATCATCTTTCTGACCGGTTCTTCCTTTGGCTTCTCCTTTGTTTTCCTGAGTTCAGGGGCTTTAACCTGCTGCTGTCTGGTGCTTACTCCATAATCGAGGAAGCGGGCATCAATTTCATCCAGAAACCTGCTGGGCTCACAAAACTGTAAATTGCCCCATTTAAATCTGGAAACTGCGTAGCAAAGATACAACTTTTCCATTGCCCGCGTAACAGCGACATAAAAAAGTCTTCTTTCTTCCTCCAGTTCTTCCCTTGTATCCATCGACATGGCAGACGGAAAAAGACCTTCTTCAAGCCCAGTAATAAAAACGGTATTGAATTCAAGTCCTTTGGCCGAGTGAACCGTCATCAGTGTTACTTTATCACCTGAATCATCCTGCGTGTCGGCATCGGTCATTAACGAGACTTCCTGCAAAAAACTTCCAAGACTTTTATTTTCAGTATCTTCCCTTTCTGTAAATGATTTGAGTGCTGAAAACAGATTTTCTATGTTTTCATACCTTGAAATACCTTCAATCGACTTATCTTCCTGATAAAGACGGATCAGCCCGGATTCTTTACTGATATATTTTGCAGCCTCAAAAGCATCTTTTTGTTCTGCTACTACCTGAAAACTTTTAATCATCACGACAAAATCTTTCAGCGTCTGCTTTACTCTGCTGCTGATTTCAAATGAATAGATATTGTTGATAATGTCCCAGATGGTACACTGGTTGTCATTAGCCCATACGATCAGGTGGGCAAAGGTAGTGTCGCCAATGCCCCTTGCCGGTAAGTTTATGATTCTTTTAAGGGCTTCTTCATCTGCCGTATTCAGTGTAAAACGGAAATATGCCAGTAAATCTTTTATCTCCTTGCGCTGGTAAAAAGAAATAGACCCAATCAATCGGTAATCAATTCCAAAACGCCTGAAGGCCTCTTCAAAAGCTCTCGACTGGGCATTTGTGCGGTAAAGAACGACAAAATCACTGTTTCTTTTGGAAAAATTTTTCTTTTCATCCTGAATGGTAACGGCCACCAGATTGGCTTCATCTGATTCCGAATCTGCTCGGATCAGACGGATTTTGCTTCCTCTTTCGTTGCTGGTCCAAAGTTTTTTTGGGAGACGGTAAACGTTTTTTGCTATAACACTGTCGGATGCTTCAACAATATTGGAAGTGGAACGGTAGTTTTGTTCGAGTTTAA
This genomic window contains:
- the grpE gene encoding nucleotide exchange factor GrpE, producing MQTEEKQQDKIIEENNEAVKETSTEEEKLTEGQESNEKKEEEEINKLKTELAELQDKYLRLYSEFENYRRRTNKEKLDLIDYASERIILELLPVIDDFERAQQVMNENTEKDSVNNGINLIINKLKKILTDQGLEEIKCLEKEFNPDFHEAITKVAAPSKKLKGKIIDQVQKGYLLKGKVIRHSKVVVGE
- a CDS encoding GNAT family N-acetyltransferase, producing the protein MSEFICRDYQENDYPSIEQLWVQTGVGNPARGDNPETIENTLKLGGKLIVLEEVSTKKITGTSWLTVDGRRVYLHHFAILPEYQGKKLSWILLKESLAFAKKMNLQIKLEVHKNNLKALRLYEKAGFRYLGDYLVYIIRNLDEI
- a CDS encoding TlpA family protein disulfide reductase produces the protein MKITENIKNQVRQYLEKRTRWQVFSDVLFAVLLVLMLIPPARNQMIIGFRKLTMKQPPIASIKPPLDLTNNDLNWEFQTPEGEVINFNDLTEKPVFLNFWSVSCPHCIAELENIENLYSKYKDKVYFIMITHESPVKVKNYLSEKGIDIPFYLTYGDVPEIFDVQFIPTAFIISTDKKIVYKKTGPARWDGDKMFDFFNQLIADAN
- a CDS encoding 1-acyl-sn-glycerol-3-phosphate acyltransferase, coding for MRKLLFVLYQPYKWLFFIPVSFLITFFWGTGAVIFSYFLKPAVVSKIFGVSWAQIILFLTPVKTKIYGRNNIQKNKSYVIIANHSSQYDILLLYAKLGVDFKWVMKKELRAIPGLGAACERMEHIFIDRSTPLGALDTIEKAKKRIVNGTSVIFFPEGTRSRNGEISSFRRGAFKFAFDLGLPILPVTISGTYNVLPPKSWNVRPGTISLHIHPPIDISDYSWKEADILINNAKNIILSPLS
- a CDS encoding DUF4290 domain-containing protein, with the protein product MNYNTHRDPLVFPEYGRNIQLMVDHLLTIPDKETRSIAAQQVVNLMAQQNPQYRNLPEYMQKLWDHLHIMAGYKLDVDSEYPKPEKPFGYRRNPKKPEYPGNPPKYRFYGKSLEKAIEKAAEMPEGEDRDQLINSLVSFMVLSYKIWNTEKVPDELIIKHLHELSHGKITISQVPEVFYVPERPVQKRTGSKKKKKKQNNKNKNY
- a CDS encoding isoprenylcysteine carboxylmethyltransferase family protein, with the protein product MKHSAKTISLILVLIQFVILILLLITGDFIAGSVTGGISQSFGIFLGIWSVIAMSNSKLSVFPLPRNGAKLITHGPYRTIRHPMYTSLFLIFTPLVAMYFSWLRAILLIMLFITLWIKMTFEEKKLIEKFDNQYREYQKKTWQIIPFIF
- a CDS encoding UvrD-helicase domain-containing protein, with amino-acid sequence MKHFIEELNPQQKEAVINTEGPSLIIAGAGSGKTRVLTTRIAYLIHQGVDPFRILALTFTNKAANEMKSRIISMSGADARNLWMGTFHSVFARLLRVESLRLGYPANFTIYDTDDSKNVIKSILKEENIDPKTYKPSSVHARISACKNSLIKPLQYMENEELMLEDKASGRPRFAEIYQKYNNRCFKSGAMDFDDLLVNTYELLERFPDVLYKYQNRFLYVLIDEFQDTNTVQYLIVKKISASTRNICVVGDDSQSIYSFRGANIRNILDFEKDYPELRVFKLEQNYRSTSNIVEASDSVIAKNVYRLPKKLWTSNERGSKIRLIRADSESDEANLVAVTIQDEKKNFSKRNSDFVVLYRTNAQSRAFEEAFRRFGIDYRLIGSISFYQRKEIKDLLAYFRFTLNTADEEALKRIINLPARGIGDTTFAHLIVWANDNQCTIWDIINNIYSFEISSRVKQTLKDFVVMIKSFQVVAEQKDAFEAAKYISKESGLIRLYQEDKSIEGISRYENIENLFSALKSFTEREDTENKSLGSFLQEVSLMTDADTQDDSGDKVTLMTVHSAKGLEFNTVFITGLEEGLFPSAMSMDTREELEEERRLFYVAVTRAMEKLYLCYAVSRFKWGNLQFCEPSRFLDEIDARFLDYGVSTRQQQVKAPELRKTKEKPKEEPVRKMIPVDQNFVADDVSNLQAGMNVLHNAFGNGKVIQVEGSGENKKAIIYFDKFGQKNILLKFAKMKIISE
- the murA gene encoding UDP-N-acetylglucosamine 1-carboxyvinyltransferase, with protein sequence MDYFRINGPVKIKGEIHPQGAKNEALQVLAAVLLTNEKVTIRNIPYIRDIIRQIELLKMLGVRVERINEHDYIFDASEVTLHQMYSQEFIETSKNIRGSVLLIGPMLARFGEMALSKPGGDKIGRRKLDTHLTGLHDLGAVYEFDALHGVFRLKAKNLKGAFIHLDEPSVTGTGNVLMAAVLAKGKTTIYNAACEPYVQQLCRMLNAMGAKITGIGTNCIEIEGVESLSGCEHTCLADMIEIGSFIGMAAITGSELIIRNANVNHLGIIPRVFKRLGISFVINNDDIFIPAQGVYEIEKQIDGHIPTIYDAPWPGFTPDLISIALVVATQAKGNILIHQKMFESRLFFVDNLIDMGAQIILCDPHRATVIGLEKKNLLRGIRMRSPDIRAGVALLIAAMSAEGESIIYNIEQIDRGYENIDLRLNALGAGIIRECE
- a CDS encoding Rrf2 family transcriptional regulator; translated protein: MAKIINFSEAAYIGLHGMILIARSGNELLNVTQIAERMNASRHHVAKVFQRLVKAGMLESTRGPSGGFVLKKDPQEVTFLEVFESIEGKLEESKCLNEHQICPFDKCIMNNIAKKISIEFRDYLSSQKLINYI
- a CDS encoding MBL fold metallo-hydrolase, which gives rise to MKTHCLILLNVLIMFASCRSQQFEKDTFQNKKGELVITFIGHGTLMIEYNQMVYHIDPWSKLADYHQLPKADFILLTHHHPDHLDKSAINILKKEKTIIIGTKKCQEELAVVQSLKNGESAQLGEVYLYVVPAYNVVNKRNDNQPFHPRGEGNGYVIDMDDLRIYIAGDTENIPEMKSIKNVDIAFLPCNLPYTMTPEMFTDAVKMINPKVLYPYHYGDTDLNVLKQLLKNEKNIDIRIRKMK
- a CDS encoding TlpA family protein disulfide reductase; the protein is MKRLLIPAVFFVLIFRLHAQQIPDIELHCLNNDTIQLTDFQGKILLIEFWASWNRQSRENHKQLVSLYNRYKYSGFQHSATFDMISISIDLNEKDWQSAIEQDALHWRNHCCDFKGWKTEAVIKFDVYLIPFYLLIDDEGKIVKRQAHLNEIERYLQEMTVK
- the dnaJ gene encoding molecular chaperone DnaJ; its protein translation is MTTKKDYYEILGVSRNATAEEIKKAYRQMALKYHPDKNPGNKEAEEKFKEAAEAYEILSDPDKRAKYDRFGHQAFQGGGYSGAGGWSVEDIFQHFGDIFSDWGDSPFGSFFGGSTRSRQRVVKGTDLRIKVQLTLSEIAKGVTKKIKVRKLVTCQTCGGSGAKNSNSYRTCNTCNGTGQIRRATNTFLGQMVTTQTCPTCNGEGRMVYDRCETCRGEGKVTGEEVIELNIPAGVTDGVQLSVSGKGNAAGKGGIPGDLIVVIEEIEDKHLKREGTNVIYDLYLNFADAALGTTVEVPTIDGKAKFSIPAGTQGGKIFRLKNKGIPELNGYGRGDQLIHVNIYIPSKLSTEEKRILEMLRNSPNFNPSPDFHDKSFFEKVKEAFR